The following DNA comes from Janthinobacterium sp. TB1-E2.
GCCCTCAGCACGAAAATCAACGGCACCATGCAGATGAAGGCCGCCTTCAGCGCCCGCAACGACACGCGCGTGCCGGACGACAAGAAGAACACGGATACGCAAACCTCGCTGACCCTGGTCTACTCGTTCTGACATGCGGGCCACGCTGATGCGGCGCCTGCGCCTGGGCGCCCTGCTGTGCGCGGCGGCGCTGCTGAGCGGCTGCGCCGCCGTCACCGTCAGCTCCATTTCACCGGCCGACTATCTGCAGCAGCGGCGCGGCGACATCCTCACCACGGGCAAACTGAGCGCCTCGGCCAGCGAGGTGCTGCGCATCATCGGCAGCGACATCGCCGCCTGCGAAGCCAATACGGGCAGCTGCCGCGCCGACCTGGCCCGCTCCGAGCTGCTCAGCGACGAACAGCGCCTGGCCACCCTGTCCGAATTGTGGCTGGAAAGCGCGCTGGCGGAAGAAAAACAGGGCGGCCACCCGAGTGCCGAAACGCTGGCCGCCTGGCTCGAATCGGCCCGCTACGCGTATGCCTACCTGTTCTACACAACCCGCACGCCGGGCCAGCGCGCCTTCGAGGAACGCCAGACGCAAATCCGCGACTACTACAACTATGCCGTGCAAAAGGCCGTCGGCAATCTGTTCCGCCACCGTGGCGAATACCGCCCGGACGGCAATGTGATCCGCGTCGCCGGCTGGCAGATCGACAGCGAACTGTCTGCCCTGCGCCTGCCCGATGACGGCACCCTGCCCGACGAACTGCTGCCGGCCACCTCGCTGTCGTTTTCCGGCCTGCGCAATGTGTACCGGCGCGACGGCTTCGGCGCCGACCTGGTGGCCGTCATGCCCAAGCCCCGGGCGCCGAAAGGCGAGTATGTGCCCTACCAGGAAACGCGTTTCCCCGTCGTCACGGCGCTGATCCGCTTCGACGGCAACAGCCTGCAGGAGGTATTGGCCACGCAACAGCTGCTGGTGATGCTGGTCGATCCGACGCGCAGCGAATCGACGCGCATGGCGGGACAGGAACTTCCCGTGGCGGCCAACTTCACGGCCGGCTATGGCCTGTGGCTGGCCCGCTCCGGCTTCGGCGTGCAGGCGTTGCGCACCCTGTTCGGCAGCGCCGACGGCATCTCGCGCCCGCAGGTGCACCTGATGCAGCCCTACGATCCGAACAAGCGCACCATCGTCATGCTGCACGGCCTGGCCAGCAGCCCGGAAGCGTGGATCAACGTGGCGAATGAACTGATGGGCGACGAACAGCTGCGCCGCCGCTACCAGATCTGGCAGGTGTACTACCCGAGCAATGCGCCGCTGGCCGCCAACAACGCCGCCATCCGCAAGGCGCTGAACGCGACCCTGGCGCAATTTGACCCTGCCGCCAAGGCCGACGCGGCCAACGACATGGTCTTGATCGGCCACAGCATGGGCGGCGTACTGGCGCGCCTGATGGTTTCCGATGCCAGCAACACCCTGCTCGACGCCATCACGGAAGAATACAATTTGAAGGGCAAGAAGGCGGAAAAAGTCCGTGCGGGACTGGCCCCCTATCTGAATTTCACGGCCATGCCGCAGGTAAACCGCGCCATCTTCATCGCCGCGCCGCACCGCGGCACCTCGTTCGCCAACCACAAGGTGGCGCGCTGGATCGCCAACCTCGTCACGCTGCCCATCACCATGCTCGACCAGTTGTCCGACGCGGCCGGCAGCCTGGCGCAGCTCGACACGGGCAGCAGCGAGCCGCTGCGCATCCCCAACAGCATCGATAACCTCAGCGACAAGGACCCGTTCGTGCGCCTGGTAGCCGACCTGCCCATCAGCCCGAACGTGCGCTACTACTCCATCATGGGCAACGACACGCCAGACCTGCCGCTGGCGGAATCGAGCGACGGCGTCGTGCCCTACGCCAGCGCCCACCTCGACGGCGCACAGTCGGAAAAAGTCATCCCCTCGTGGCACAGCGTGCAGGAAAGCCCGCAGGCGATTCTGGAGATACGGCGGATTTTGCGGCTGGCGGATTAACAACCGTAGGTCGGATTAGGCGAAGCCGCCGAGGCCGCAGGCGGTAGTCCGACAACATTATTGGCCACGCCCATAGTGATGTCGGCTTACGCGCTCCGCGCTAAGCCGACCTACCCGACTGGTGCCAATGCCTGGGCTGGCAACCGTAGGTCGGATTAGGCGGAGCCGTAATCCGACAACGTTGTTGCCGTGCTCCCAGCATCACACCGGCTCGCGCCACTTGTCCTTGATCTCCAGCATGGCCGGCAGCTGCTCGACGAACAGCGCCAGCAGCTCAGGATCGAAGTGCGTGCCGCTGTCGCGCTGCATGGTGGCGATGGCTTCGTCGATGGTCCAGGCGCGCTTGTACGGGCGTTCGCTGGTGAGGGCGTCGAAGACGTCGGCGATGGCGACGATGCGGCCTTCATGCGGGATTTCCTCGCCCTTCAAGCCTTGCGGATAGCCGCTGCCGTCCCATTTTTCGTGGTGCGTCAGGGCGATGGTGCGCGCCATTTTCAGCAAGCCGCTCGCGTGCTCGCCGATGATGGCCGCGCCGATTTCCGCGTGGCGGCGCATGACTTGCCACTCGTCCGCATCGAGCTTGCCCGGCTTTTGCAGGATGGCGTCGGGGATGCCGATCTTGCCCACGTCGTGCATGGGCGCCGCATTCAATAGGTCTTCCGCCCTGCCCGCGCTGTAGCCGGCCGCGAGCGCCAGCTGGCGCGCGTAATAGCTCATGCGGATGACGTGCATGCCCGTCTCGTTATCCTTGTATTCGGCGGCCTGGCCCAGGGTCTGGATCACCTGCAGGCGCGAGCGGCGCAATTCCTCGGCGTCCACCAGCGACAGGTGCGTGCGCACGCGGGCGCGCACGATGGGCGGGCTGACCGGCTTGGTGATGTAATCGACGGCGCCCGCGTCAAAACCGTCCGCCTCATCCTTCACGTCGCACAGGGCGGTGACGAAGATGACGGGAATGGGCGCCGTCGCCGGCATGGCTTTCAATTGGCGGCACACTTCATAGCCTGTCATCGCGGGCATCATGATGTCGAGCAGGATCAGTTCGACGGGGTTGTTCTGCGCCAGCTCCAGCGCCTTCTCGCCATCCTTGGCGTACAGCAGGCGGTAATCGTCCTGCAGGATCTGGCGCAGCACCTGCAGATTCGTCGCTTCATCGTCGACCAGCAGCAGGATCGGTTTGTCTTCGTGTAAGGTCATCGTAAGCCCAATATCAGGAAAGGTCGGCAAGCATAGGCGTTTCCAGCCACGCCAGCAGTTGGCGCAGCACGCCCGCGGCGCGCGCAAATTCAAAGTCGTCGATGGCGCTGGCCAGCGCCTGCAGTCGCTGCTGCTGGCCGTGCGGCGCCAGCATGGCCGCGATCTGCGCCATCAGGGCGTCGTCGAGCTGCCCGCCTTCCAGGCTGGCGATGGCTTGCCGCAGCAAGGCGCCAGCGGCGTCGGCATCGAGTGGCGCGCCGGCAGCCGGCGTACCCACTGCCACGGCCGGCATGCCCGATTCTTCCAGTTCGCCGGCCAGCGCCATGAAGGAGGCGGCCAGCTGCACCAGCAATTCGGTCGCCGGCAGCTGGCGCGCGATCGCCTGTTCGATGCGGCCCAGCAGGCTTTCGACCTGCACCAGGCACAGGTTGCCCGCAGCGCCCTTGATACGGTGCAGCAAATGGCCGGCCACGCTGCTGCCGCCGCGTTCCAGTTCGGCCGCCAGCATGGCGGCGCAGTCGCCATTGGCCTGCACGAAGCGGCCAATCGCCCGCTGCAAAGCTTCGCGGCCGCCCCACAGGGCGATGCCGCGCTGCCAGTCGACCTGGCCGGCGGCCGCACGCGCCGCCGCGCCGGCCGCCGGCGGCGGCATGGACACGGCGATATCGAGCAGGCGGGCGATTTCCGCCGTCAGCTTGTGCATTTCCAGCGGCTTCGAAGCAAAACCGTTCATGCCTGCCGTCTGCGCCGCGCGCCGGTCCTGTTCCAGCACGCTGGCCGTCAGGGCGATGATGGGCGTCGCCTTCAAACCCTGCTCGCGCTCGTACACACGGATCAGACGCGTCGCTTCCAGGCCATCCATGCGCGGCATCTGCACGTCCATCAGGACGACATCGAAGCTGCCCTTGCTGAACTCGCGCACGGCGCTCTCGCCATCGCTGGCGGCGATCACCTGGTGGCCGGCCGCGCCCAGGCTGATCAGGAGCAGCTCGACGTTCTGCGGCACGTCGTCGGCCGCCAGGATGCGCAGCGGCGGCAAGGCCACCACGGGCTGCTCGCTGCGGCGCGACACGGCCTTGCCCGGCGCCAGCGGCAGCAGCACGTGGAACACGCTGCCCACGCCCAGGGTGCTTTCCACCGTGATGGTGCCCCCCATCAGCTCGACCAGCTGCAGCGAAATCGTCGTGCCCAGGCCCGTGCCGCCAAAGCGGCGGCTCATCGAGGAATCGGCTTGCGTAAAGGGCGCGAAGATCTTGTCCAGGCGGTCGGCCGGGATGCCGATGCCCGTGTCGTGCACGGCGATATGCACCTGCTCGCCCTGCATGCCGACGGCCACGCGCACATGGCCCACTTCCGTGAACTTGACGGCGTTGCCGATCAGATTCGTCAGCACCTGCTGCACCCGGCGCGCGTCGCCCAGGAAGAACTGGCCCATGCCGGGATCGACATCGACATGCAGCACGAGGTCGCGCGCATGCGCCGTGATGCGCAGGGACGCGGCCACGTGGTCGACCAGGTCCGGCAGCGAAAAGTCCACCAGTTCCAGCTCGGTCGCGCCTTTTTCCAGCTTGGCCATATCGAGGATGTCGTTGAGCAGCTCGAGCAGCGAACGGGCCGACTGGCGCACCGTGCCCAGGTGGCGGCGCTGCAGGCTGTCCAGGGCGGTCCCCAGCAGCACTTCCGTAAAGCCGATGATGGCGTTCATCGGCGTGCGGATTTCATGGCTCATGTTGGCCAGGAAACTGGTCTTCGATTCGGCGGCCAGCTCGGCGCGGTCTTTCGCCGCGCGCAGGTTTTCCTGCATGGCGCGCCGCTCGCTCACGTCGGTGGCCAGCTTGACCACCTTGAACGGCTTGCCGTCCGTGTTGAAGATCGGGTTGTACGAAGCCTGTATCCACACTTCCTTGCCATGCTTGCCGATGCGCTTGTACTCGCCCGTATTGAATTCACCCTGCGCCAGTTGCTGCCAGAACGCGCTGTAGTCGGGCGAGATCACATAGCCCGGCTCGCAGAAGATGCTGTGGTGCAGGCCCAGCACGTCGTCGAGCTGGTAGCCGACCAGGTCGAGGAAGTTCTGGTTGGCCGCCAGGATGCGTCCCTGCAGGTCGAACTCCGCGACGGCCGTCGCACGCGAGATCGCCGTCACCTTGCCCTCGTATTCCGCGTTGCGCAATTCGCTTTCCGTGATATCGAGGATGACGCCGTCGATCCAGCGCACCACGCCGTCGTTATCGAGCACGGGGCCGCTGCTTTCGCGCACCCAGCGCTCGCGCCCGTCGCGGTGGATCATGCGGTAGACGTTCTCGAAATCGCGCCGTTCGCCGGCCGCCTGCACGCAGGTGTCGTTGACGCGCTGGCGGTCGTCTGGATGCACGAGGTCGAACAGCCTGACCCGCCCTTCGGCGAAGTCCTGCGGCAGCCAGCCCGTCAGATTGAAGACGGCGTCGCTGATGAAGATCATCTTCCATTCGGGCGCGAAGCTGCAGTGGAAGGACACGCCGGGGATATTGCGGATCAGGGTGCGGTACTGGCGCTCGCTGTCCTTGAGCGCCTGCTCCATGCTGCGCGACGAGCGCATGTCCGTGACAAATGCCACGAACAGGGGCTGGCCCGGCGTATCGATCTTGCCGATCGCCACGCGCATGGGCAGCACGGCGCCATCCTTGTGGCGGCCATCGAGTTCGCGTCCGCTGTCGAGGATGCGCGAGGCGCCCGTTTCCAGGTAGTCGCGCAGATAGCCTTCGTATTCGGCCGCGTCGGCCGGCTGCAGCAGCACGCTGGCGTCGCGCCCCACGATTTCCGCTTCGCGCCAGCCGAACAGGCTTTCCGCGGCGGGATTGAAGGAGCGCACCTTGCCCTGGCCATCGATGGTGATCAAGCCATCGGCCGCCGTATCGACGATGGCGCGCAGGCGCGATTCGCTGACGCTGGCGTGGCGCAGCAGCTGGCGGTAGCGCAGCAAGCCGTTCGCGGCGGCCACGAAGACGGTCAGGGTGACAGTGATCAGGGCCACGGCCAGGGCCACGAACGAAGCTTGCACCGTGATCGTGTTCTCGCCTGCCGTGGGCGTGCCGGAAAAACGCGCGGCCAGCATGCCTGTGTAGTGCATGCCGGAAATGGCCAGGCCCATCACCACGCTGCTGAGCAGCAAGGAGGCCAATGGGCTCAGGCGCTGGCGCATGGCGCTCAGGCCGAAGCGTACCCACAGCGCCAGCATGGCCAAGGTCACGGCCACGAGCAGCGACAGGGCGAACAGCCAGGGTTCGTAGCGCAGGGCCAGAGACGTCTGCATGGCGGCCATGCCGCTGTAATGCATGGAGCCGATGCCCACGCCGACGAGCACGCCGCCCACCACCAGTTGCCGCCAGTTGATGCTCGGACGCGCCAGCAAGTGCAGCGCCACCCACGAAGCGGCCATGCCGGGCAGCATCGACAGCAGGGTCAGGCCAGGGTCGAAGGACACCCGCGTGCAGATGTCGAAGGCCAGCATGCCGATGAAGTGCATCGACCAGATGCCGCCACCGAGCGCGATGGCGCCCGTGATGATGGCCGTCTGGCGCTGAAAGCCGCGCTCGCTGCTGCGCGCCATGCCGGCGATCTGCAGCGCCATGAACGAGGCAAAGATGGCGATACCGATGGAAAACAGCACCAGCCAGGCATTGTGCGTGCCATAAATGTACTGCGTGGTATCGGTCGATACGGCAAAGATGGAACTAAACATACTGTCGTGGCATAAGAGAGTGAAACCTAACGTCGCAAAACATGACGGCACACCGCGCGCCGTCGCCAGGCTTTTTACTAAAGCGGCAATACAGCGGAAATGACAACGGTAGCAGTCGACCAGGGCAAGGCTCGGTCATCACGCCCGCGCCTGCCGCGCGGGGGAAAGGTGCCCGTTCAGAGAGAACAGGCGGAATGCGTACGAACTCTGGCGCGGATGTCTGGCCGCCAGCGTGACGATGATTTTTTAAAGAGCCATGAGTATAGTTGCTTTGCGAAAATATTCATAGGACTTCAGCAATATAGTTGCCAGAAGAAAACTATTCTGCGGCTGCGATGCGACAGGCTCAGGAAAGCAGGCGCTCGGCCATCATCTCGCCATCGCCGTCGAGTCCCATCTCGACGAAACCGGCCTGCGCGTACAGTTGCCGGGCACGCGCATTGGCGGGTACATAGTAGAGCACCACCCTGCCCGCGCCGCGCGCGCGCATCTCGGCCAGCAGCAGGGCCAGGGCCGCCCGGGCAAATCCCTGGCCCTGCCACGGCGCCGCGATCATCAGGCGGTACAGCACATGCGTATCCTGCCGCCCCGCACTGCCCGGCAGCGCATACATGGCAAAGCCGATCAGTTCGTCGCCGGCATAGATGGCGCGCGCGTGCATGTTGGCATGGCTGGCGGCCAGCGCCAGCGACTCGGCATTGCTGGCAATAAAATCGCGTTGCGCCGCATGCAGCGGCAGCCCGATGACGGCCTCGGCGTTGGCCGTGCACACGGGACGCAGGGTCAGGGCAGCGTTGACGGCCATGCTTTTTTTATTGCGCTCAGGCGTTCTGCCCCAGCATGCCGCGGAACCATGCCAGTTGCTCGCGCGTCAGGTAATTGGCGCCATCGCCGTGCAAGATCACGATTTCGATCTCGGCGGGAATCGAGGCGACCAATTGCGCACCCGTCACGGGAATCTTCGGAAACGCGATGCCGGCCAGGAAGGCCAGGTCTTCCGCCACCGTCACGCACTGGCGTTCGGGATTGGGCGACGGCACGAGGAACAGGTCGATCTGCTCGCTCTGCCCACCGATAACGACGTGCAATTGCGCGGCCAGCAGTTCGGGCAGGATCAGCTCGATGTTATTCTCGGTGCGCGATTGCTGGAAAGCGCTTTTCAGGGGGGTGAGGACAGGAGTAGCGGTCATGGCAAAGTGAAAAGATAAAGACGGCGGCAGTGTAGCAGAGGCGCCGCAAGGGACGCGCTCTGCTGGCGCAACGGCTACATCTTGTAGTGCAAGGACAGCAGCACGCTGCGCGGCGCGCCGTAACGCTCCAGCCCGCCCGACCACGCATAGCCGAGCGCCTGGTAATAGCGGCGGTCGAGCACGTTGTCGATATTCAGGCGCAGCTGCAGCTGCTCGCTGATGCGGTAACCGGCCGTCAGCCCGACGATGGCGTAGCCGCCCTGCCGCGTAAGGTAAGCCGTGTCGCGGCGCTCAATCTTGTCCTGCGCGTAGACGGAGGCGCCCACATTCCATTGCGCCAGGCTGCCACCCAGCTGTACGTTCGTCATCAGCTTGAACAGCTGCTTCGGTTCGTCCGTGGCGATGCGCTGGCCGATATTCGCCGCCACGCTGTCCTGCGTGTACTTGGCCAGTACATAGGTGTAGCCGCCCGCGATCTGCCAGCCCGGCAATGGCGAGCCCGACAATTGCAGATCGACGCCTTCGCTCCGCACCTGCCCGGCCGCACGGGCGCAGTAGATGGCGCCGCC
Coding sequences within:
- a CDS encoding esterase/lipase family protein, encoding MRATLMRRLRLGALLCAAALLSGCAAVTVSSISPADYLQQRRGDILTTGKLSASASEVLRIIGSDIAACEANTGSCRADLARSELLSDEQRLATLSELWLESALAEEKQGGHPSAETLAAWLESARYAYAYLFYTTRTPGQRAFEERQTQIRDYYNYAVQKAVGNLFRHRGEYRPDGNVIRVAGWQIDSELSALRLPDDGTLPDELLPATSLSFSGLRNVYRRDGFGADLVAVMPKPRAPKGEYVPYQETRFPVVTALIRFDGNSLQEVLATQQLLVMLVDPTRSESTRMAGQELPVAANFTAGYGLWLARSGFGVQALRTLFGSADGISRPQVHLMQPYDPNKRTIVMLHGLASSPEAWINVANELMGDEQLRRRYQIWQVYYPSNAPLAANNAAIRKALNATLAQFDPAAKADAANDMVLIGHSMGGVLARLMVSDASNTLLDAITEEYNLKGKKAEKVRAGLAPYLNFTAMPQVNRAIFIAAPHRGTSFANHKVARWIANLVTLPITMLDQLSDAAGSLAQLDTGSSEPLRIPNSIDNLSDKDPFVRLVADLPISPNVRYYSIMGNDTPDLPLAESSDGVVPYASAHLDGAQSEKVIPSWHSVQESPQAILEIRRILRLAD
- a CDS encoding GNAT family N-acetyltransferase — its product is MAVNAALTLRPVCTANAEAVIGLPLHAAQRDFIASNAESLALAASHANMHARAIYAGDELIGFAMYALPGSAGRQDTHVLYRLMIAAPWQGQGFARAALALLLAEMRARGAGRVVLYYVPANARARQLYAQAGFVEMGLDGDGEMMAERLLS
- a CDS encoding PAS domain S-box protein, with protein sequence MFSSIFAVSTDTTQYIYGTHNAWLVLFSIGIAIFASFMALQIAGMARSSERGFQRQTAIITGAIALGGGIWSMHFIGMLAFDICTRVSFDPGLTLLSMLPGMAASWVALHLLARPSINWRQLVVGGVLVGVGIGSMHYSGMAAMQTSLALRYEPWLFALSLLVAVTLAMLALWVRFGLSAMRQRLSPLASLLLSSVVMGLAISGMHYTGMLAARFSGTPTAGENTITVQASFVALAVALITVTLTVFVAAANGLLRYRQLLRHASVSESRLRAIVDTAADGLITIDGQGKVRSFNPAAESLFGWREAEIVGRDASVLLQPADAAEYEGYLRDYLETGASRILDSGRELDGRHKDGAVLPMRVAIGKIDTPGQPLFVAFVTDMRSSRSMEQALKDSERQYRTLIRNIPGVSFHCSFAPEWKMIFISDAVFNLTGWLPQDFAEGRVRLFDLVHPDDRQRVNDTCVQAAGERRDFENVYRMIHRDGRERWVRESSGPVLDNDGVVRWIDGVILDITESELRNAEYEGKVTAISRATAVAEFDLQGRILAANQNFLDLVGYQLDDVLGLHHSIFCEPGYVISPDYSAFWQQLAQGEFNTGEYKRIGKHGKEVWIQASYNPIFNTDGKPFKVVKLATDVSERRAMQENLRAAKDRAELAAESKTSFLANMSHEIRTPMNAIIGFTEVLLGTALDSLQRRHLGTVRQSARSLLELLNDILDMAKLEKGATELELVDFSLPDLVDHVAASLRITAHARDLVLHVDVDPGMGQFFLGDARRVQQVLTNLIGNAVKFTEVGHVRVAVGMQGEQVHIAVHDTGIGIPADRLDKIFAPFTQADSSMSRRFGGTGLGTTISLQLVELMGGTITVESTLGVGSVFHVLLPLAPGKAVSRRSEQPVVALPPLRILAADDVPQNVELLLISLGAAGHQVIAASDGESAVREFSKGSFDVVLMDVQMPRMDGLEATRLIRVYEREQGLKATPIIALTASVLEQDRRAAQTAGMNGFASKPLEMHKLTAEIARLLDIAVSMPPPAAGAAARAAAGQVDWQRGIALWGGREALQRAIGRFVQANGDCAAMLAAELERGGSSVAGHLLHRIKGAAGNLCLVQVESLLGRIEQAIARQLPATELLVQLAASFMALAGELEESGMPAVAVGTPAAGAPLDADAAGALLRQAIASLEGGQLDDALMAQIAAMLAPHGQQQRLQALASAIDDFEFARAAGVLRQLLAWLETPMLADLS
- a CDS encoding HD domain-containing phosphohydrolase; translation: MTLHEDKPILLLVDDEATNLQVLRQILQDDYRLLYAKDGEKALELAQNNPVELILLDIMMPAMTGYEVCRQLKAMPATAPIPVIFVTALCDVKDEADGFDAGAVDYITKPVSPPIVRARVRTHLSLVDAEELRRSRLQVIQTLGQAAEYKDNETGMHVIRMSYYARQLALAAGYSAGRAEDLLNAAPMHDVGKIGIPDAILQKPGKLDADEWQVMRRHAEIGAAIIGEHASGLLKMARTIALTHHEKWDGSGYPQGLKGEEIPHEGRIVAIADVFDALTSERPYKRAWTIDEAIATMQRDSGTHFDPELLALFVEQLPAMLEIKDKWREPV